In a single window of the Hippocampus zosterae strain Florida chromosome 6, ASM2543408v3, whole genome shotgun sequence genome:
- the polb gene encoding DNA polymerase beta, with the protein MSKRKAPQESLNEGITDFLVELANYEKNVNRAIHKYNAYRKAASTIAKYPQKIRNGEEAKKLEGVGAKIAEKIDEYLQTGTLRKLEKIRNDDTSSSINFLTRVTGIGPAAARKFFEEGVKTLEDLKKIESKLNHHQQIGLKYFEDFEKRIPRAEMEKMETLILGELTKIDTDYIGTICGSYRRGAASSGDIDILLTHPDFTSQTEKQPKLLHAVVEHLESIGFVTDTLSKGDSKFMGVCQLQQGDEDEEEYLHRRIDIRLIPKDQYYCGVLYFTGSDIFNKNMRTHALEKGFTLNEYTIRPLGVTGVAGEPLLVDSEKDIFDYIQYKYKEPKDRSE; encoded by the exons AGCTGGCCAACTACGAGAAGAACGTTAACAGGGCAATTCACAAGTACAATGCTTACAG GAAAGCAGCCTCAACAATTGCCAAATACCCGCAAAAAATTAGGAATGGCGAAGAAGCCAAGAAACTG GAAGGCGTTGGCGCTAAAATAGCTGAAAAGATTGACGAGTACTTGCAGACAGGAACCCTACGGAAACTGGAAAAG ATTCGAAATGACGACACCAGCTCTTCTATCAATTTTCTTACAAGAGTAACTGGAATTGG CCCGGCTGCCGCACGGAAGTTTTTCGAAGAAGGCGTGAAGACTCTTGAAG ATTTGAAAAAGATAGAAAGCAAGCTTAACCATCATCAACAGATTGGCCTCAA GTACTTTGAGGACTTTGAGAAAAGGATTCCACGAGCTGAAATGGAAAAGATGGAG ACACTTATCCTTGGGGAGTTGACAAAGATTGACACTGACTATATCGGAACGATCTGCGGAAGTTACAGGCGAG GCGCGGCATCAAGCGGGGATATTGATATTTTGCTGACCCACCCGGACTTCACCTCTCAGACTGAGAAGCAA CCAAAGCTCCTCCACGCTGTGGTGGAACATTTGGAGTCGATTGGCTTTGTGACCGACACTCTCTCTAAAGGCGACTCCAAGTTCATG GGAGTTTGTCAGCTGCAACAaggagatgaagatgaagaagaatacCTCCACAGGCGCATTGATATCAG GTTGATCCCCAAGGACCAATACTACTGTGGCGTTCTCTATTTCACTGGGAGTGACATCTTCAATAAAAACATGAGAACTCACGCTTTGGAGAAGGGCTTCACGCTCAATGAGTACACCATACGACCACTTGGGGTCACTG GTGTAGCAGGGGAGCCTCTGCTGGTCGATAGTGAAAAGGATATCTTTGATTACATCCAGTACAAATACAAGGAGCCGAAGGATCGCAGTGAATAA